GAGGTGAGCTGTActgtgcttttttaaaaatgttttttggaaagaaagaaaaaatctgctcctgttttattgatgataatCAATTGTAAGTACAGAAATAAGCCacctctcttctctctgtgcCAACAATAAACACACACTGGGCTTTTTCTGTTGATAGTGAAGAAAACTGCCTTTTTCATGCTTTATCTTTCTTTCATGTGCTAACCAGgtaaaataaatatgaaaagttAGTGGATTATTTATTCAGTTCCTTGAATTTGATCTGTAAACATCTACTTTTGTTCTTAGACCGCTACTTTGAAACACAAAACAGATTTGCTGTATCGTGATTCCACCAAATGGTGTTGAGCATTGCGTGTGTCACTGAAGTTACGGGTGGGGAAGTTTCTTTTAAACCTCTTAAACATTTTACAAAGCTTCCCAACAATGGTATCAACAACCCAACACGCTTCTGACCTCTTTATTTGACTTCTTTATTTGCTGACGTTCACTGTTGACTCAAGAATGCAGGTGAAAAAAATAAGAAGGATGACGGAAACCAGAGGGGTGATTTCAAAGTTCACAAGTCAGAAGAAACAaaacttattttatttgattcaaTATAAAACCTACGGTTGGTTCTGATCTTCCATAAATGTGTTAGAGGATAATAGAAACAACTTACGACTTAAAGCCAAACAGATGTAATAACATGGTGCTGCTTACGGCACATCACAAACAAAGAGATGCTGAATTTTATGAGGCAATAGCAGCGAGAAAAACTGCTCAGCGGCTGCCGGGAGCAACTAGAACCTCAGCTGCTATGAGCAGTCCACCCAGTTAGTTAGGAAACAGGTCACCAGTTCTTTTTCCAAATAACTGTGACATCCCTTCGGACTGGACAGTCTCACAGTCCTCTGCTTTAACTCTCACACTTCGGCCGACTTCTGGCTCTCCTCCCGAGAATCCTCCGGTGCCGTCTGCTCAGTCTGGGCTCTTCGTCGCTCTGCCTCGGTTATCGTCATGGGGTGCAGAGGGAGAAATCCTGCCAAACCTGCAGACAGGGTGAAAGGAGAACAAAGAATCAAATACATCATTTCAAGACAATTTCTTTCAACATGACAaaacattagatttttttttaacaacaaaaggaaagtttcatttgaaaaatgtgaaaaaaaaacatcaaaaatacCCACTACACACCTTCTATACAACAGACTGATAAAATTAGTTTCCTCAGTTGGAGGCGTGTAAGACTGTGCTGCAGTAAGGACCTGTACAGAACAGCTGTGTTGACATTGACCACTTTTAAAGGGATAAACAGTCAAATCAGAATGAAAATGATCTATGAGAACACCTTGATCGGATCAGACTGATCCGACCTGGCAAAATCAGAATATATTCTTCAGTAGACCAAGAGGGCAGGTGTAAATCTTTTGATAATGAGATCAACAGGAAATTGTAAGTGTCTAAACTTCATCTGATTGTTTCTCTCTGGTTGAAATAGTTCTTTTCTTGCTTGAAACATGTGGGCGTCAATGACGTAGCATGTTTCAGATGATTTAGAACGTGGTGACAGCTAAACAAAACAGGCCTGCAATGGAAACAACTCTGCTTTTGTTCGGGACTTCAGAGAAGGTAAGAAATGACCTAGAACTAATTCCTGATTGGTAAAGACAACCGTTTCTGACCAGTCTTTGTCTCTGACTTTCAACCTGGTGTACTCATGGAAATGAGACAGTGAAATGAGCTTGAAACGCTCTCTGTTGAAAGACAGCAGGAATCAGAGGCCTATGAGACACTGACTTTGTTGCTTCATTAGAGGAAGCAGcaaaaacccatccatccattttctatacccacttcatCACTGGCAGCAGtacttttctttcttgtttttacGTTATACTTTTCACAGATTAGCAGTCAGGCTCGTGTTTCACCTTCGGTACATTCTGGTTAAAAGCTTTGAGACATCTAAACGCACAGCTTATCAGATGTGGTGATTTAGCGTGGATGCAAAGGCTTGAATCTCTAATTAGATCGAATAAATATTTTTCCATGTATCCACAGCCAATGCCAAGTgaaaaaactgaagtcgttatctttggacctgagcgtttcagggagaaattgtctggctatatagttactctagatggtatttccttggcttctggttctacagtgaggaaccttggagatatttttgaccagaacttatcatttgactcgcatataaaacaggtttctaggactgccttctttcatcttcgtaatattgttaaaatcaggaacatcttgcctcagagtgatgcagaaaaactagtccatgcatttgttacttcaagattggactactgtaattctttattattgggctgtcccacatattctctgaaaagccttcagttgatccaaaatactgcagccagagttttgacgagaactaacaggagagatcatatttctccagttttagcttctcttcattggctccctgttaaattcagaatagaatttaagattcttgtccttacatataaagctcttaatgaccgagctccatcatatcttaaagatctcattgtaagatgttttcctaacagagcacttcgttcccaaactgcaggtttacttgaggttcccagagtttccaaaagtagaatgggaggcagagccttcagttatcaggcccctctcttgtggaataagctgccagtaaatgtccgggaagcagacaccctttccacttttaagaccaggcttaaaactttcctttttgataaagcttatagttagggatggctcaggtgatcctgaaacatcccatagttaagctgctataggcctagactgctggggggcctcatctgtcacacctttcctcactttactctctttatgtatatgtgacattattgtggtcattaactcgtgtttccctgttccaacagatatcctttgaatggtgttacagtgccgccgccgccccctccccccctttctgtcttctcaaaccccagctggtggaggcggatggccacccttcctgagtctgcttctgccagaggtttcttcctgttaaaagggagtcgttcctttccacagtcgcctcaggcacgctcaggacgggagaatggactgaagacaagtttcggtgcaatctgttggtttccttagctaggaaattgtttttgaattggctctatatgaacaaattggattattttataaataattatgattacaattaattgaattccaattggcttgaattggacttactatctaagtgccttgagatgacatttgttgtgtttggcgctatataaataaaaattaattgaattgaagtgGGGGGGGGACTGCTTCTTTAAGCTTTTTTCTCCAAAACAATAGAGGATTTTTCACAAATAACATCAACAGTTTCACTCACATATCACCTTTGAGCCAGAGGGCATGAACAAGGTGTGTGAGGGCATGTTCAATAATACTTGACATTACTCATTTATAGATCATATAAAAAGGTAAAGACGAAGGAGAGTcgatacaataaaaaaatagtATCGACGTAATGTAAAAGTTATAGATGGACCTCCTTGATTAAACATTTCTTTAAGAGTAACCCAACTCCCCGGCCACGCCGACCATAAAACTGTGCAATGTTGATCCATGATACAGTACATGACTACCAAGTTAATACACACCTAGAAGTTTGGCCACTGGTTTTGTAGGGTGTGCACCACAACCGATCCAGTACTTGATCCGATCGAAGTTGAAACTGACGAGTTTCTCGTTGTAGATGTTCGGCAGCGGGTCATAAGTACCCAGCTGCTCTATGTATTTACCATCTCTTGCTCTTTTGTTGTAAGCTGCCACAATGCGATAAAaaggcctgttggcctgttggtgGCCTGCAAGGGCCAGTCGAAGGACAACGTACCCCCCGTGATACTTCTTGAGGAGGAATGATGCTGCAGAAAGGAGACAAGACCATTAACGCTCTGAGAAGAAACATTAGTTTCTTGCTACATACATTCTTGTCACTTAGGTCACTGCATCAGTGTGATCCGGGGTCTGAATCACAACTCAAGATAAGTTTCTGAGCAAAATTGGCTTCGGGTTCAACTTTTTCAACGTCACAAAGCTGGTTCATCTCTTACCGGCATGCGTCACCATGGCAACTTGTGCTGGAAATCTAAACTGCTCTGGGGATGAGTTTGACATGAAAGATCAACGTATATAAAAGTGCTGCCTCCCAACCAGACTATCCTCTTGGAAAGAATTAGAACAGACAAGAGTGCATGGATGTGAAAGAAACTcttccctctcctttctctaaaataaaatgttctgtttgGGTCTTACTGAAAAAAGGGAAAGATTATGTAACCTGAAACAGAGACATGCTGCTCTAaatattgggcctcatgcaagaaccgttcgtacgcacagatttgttcttaaatcgtccgtacgagtgatttaagagaatttgcgcattcaccaatctttttgtattttacgttttatttacgaacagaatttacaagtgatccaaacctgtcgtaggagtttcgtaaaatagtccgctgttattcaaatcaagtatgcttgactaatggattgtatatttaattactttgaagcaaacataaataaatatacaatataccccataatgatgctgacattattctgtttgacttaaattatgcactaattgaagggtaatttgaatctgtatataacaaggtcaatgggaagcgtaaccagcggctgacttg
The Odontesthes bonariensis isolate fOdoBon6 chromosome 3, fOdoBon6.hap1, whole genome shotgun sequence DNA segment above includes these coding regions:
- the mrps16 gene encoding small ribosomal subunit protein bS16m; the encoded protein is MVHLSSFLLKKYHGGYVVLRLALAGHQQANRPFYRIVAAYNKRARDGKYIEQLGTYDPLPNIYNEKLVSFNFDRIKYWIGCGAHPTKPVAKLLGLAGFLPLHPMTITEAERRRAQTEQTAPEDSREESQKSAEV